Proteins from a single region of Erythrobacter sp.:
- a CDS encoding retroviral-like aspartic protease family protein, producing the protein MINPEAAEVLDLERERNRRFTVPVQIDGNGPFDFLIDTGSQATAVTREINATLGRRSTGTATLVGMASRRAVEMVEVGRLDIGSHTITGLDAPLLEREHVGADGIVGLDSLQDLRVMIDFREQTIALEDVRARETSKRGFEIIVRAHERLGQLLITDAIVEGVRATVIIDTGAQASLANNALREKIRTQRASEVITTDVNGVDLVGQMSLMRSLTIEGLSLTNVPLTFADTAAFEALGLHDTPAISLGMQHLALFDRVAIDFANQRVMFDVPPEIARAMRQNRQRGFTPR; encoded by the coding sequence ATGATCAATCCCGAGGCTGCCGAAGTCCTCGACCTCGAACGCGAACGCAACCGCCGCTTCACTGTGCCGGTACAGATCGACGGCAACGGGCCGTTCGACTTCCTTATAGACACGGGCAGTCAGGCCACCGCCGTCACCCGCGAGATCAATGCCACACTTGGCCGGCGGTCCACCGGCACGGCCACGCTGGTCGGCATGGCGAGCCGCCGCGCGGTGGAGATGGTCGAAGTCGGGCGACTGGATATCGGCTCCCACACCATCACCGGCCTCGACGCCCCGCTGCTGGAGCGCGAGCATGTGGGCGCGGACGGGATCGTCGGCCTTGATTCCCTGCAAGACCTGCGCGTGATGATCGACTTCCGCGAGCAGACCATCGCGCTCGAGGATGTGCGGGCGCGCGAGACGAGCAAGCGCGGCTTCGAGATCATCGTGCGCGCGCACGAGCGGCTCGGGCAGTTGCTCATCACCGACGCGATCGTCGAAGGGGTGAGGGCCACGGTCATCATCGATACCGGAGCGCAGGCAAGTCTGGCCAATAATGCCCTGCGCGAGAAGATCCGCACCCAGCGCGCCTCCGAAGTCATCACCACCGACGTCAACGGCGTCGATCTGGTCGGGCAGATGTCGCTGATGCGCTCGCTGACGATCGAGGGGCTCAGCCTCACCAATGTCCCGCTGACCTTTGCCGATACCGCCGCCTTCGAGGCGCTCGGCCTGCACGACACCCCTGCGATCTCGCTCGGGATGCAGCACCTTGCCCTGTTCGACCGGGTGGCGATCGACTTTGCCAACCAGCGGGTGATGTTCGATGTGCCGCCGGAGATCGCGCGGGCAATGCGGCAGAACCGGCAGCGGGGCTTCACACCGCGCTGA